CGGTGAAGATTGCGTCATCATTGGCTAGTTCATCAATGAGATTGGCAATGAACTCCGGGTGAATGGGCGTGTGCTTCTCCACATCGTGGGTGTAGGCCTCCACCACGGTGCTGAGCTTGTCATGATGGCGCTTCAGCATCCGGTCTAAGAAACTACGATCCTGCTTTTCCTCAACATGCGGGAGAATAGTTTTGATCGTGGCAGCAACATCACCAATAACCGGGTAACGCACAGTGGTGCGTCGCCCAATGTGCGAGCCGTCAATATCTACCTGGGCGACGTTCTTCGTGGGTAAGAAATCGCTATAAGGAAAGTCGGTGCCTAAGAGAATGAGGAGGTCAGCATCATTGCTGGCTTCATGGCAGGAACCATATCCCAACAGGCCAGACATTCCCACGTCGAAGGGATTGTCATATTGGATATACATCTTCCCGCCCAAGGCGTGCCCAATGGGAGACTTGATTTTTTCAGCAAGCTCCAGAACCTCCTCGCGGGCATCACGCACCCCAGCGCCGCAAAATAGCGTGACGGAGCGAGCTTCATTGATGGCTTTAGCCAGGCTCGCTGCTTGGCGCGGGTCCGGCAATACTGTGGGGGTTCCAGCGGCGATGGTGGATTCACTAAATGCAGTAGTTCCCACCTCTTCCTGGCTTACATCACCAGGAATCACCAAGACAGATACCCCTTTGCCCGCCATGGTGGATTGAATGGCGTGATGCAAGACGCGGTCACCTTGATCCGCGGAATTCACCATCTCGCAATAGCCGGAGCACTCCTGAAAGATTTTCTCCGGATGAGTTTCCTGGAAGAAGGTTGAACCAATCTGCATACCGGGAATGTGGCTAGCTAAAGCCAACACCTTGGCGCCATTCCGATGCGCATCATAAAGCCCCTGGATAAGGTGGGTGTTTCCAGGTCCGCACGAGGCCGCACACACAGCAAGATCACCGGTGACCAGAGAATCCGCGCCAGCGGCGAAAGCTGCGGCTTCTTCATTGCGGACGTGGATCCACTTAATCTGCGAGTGCCGGACAGCATCAGAAATAGGGTTCAGCGAATCTCCGACGAGGCCATAGATGCGTCGAACCCCTTGCTTTTCCAAGGTCTCAACGAGCCGTTGGGCAAAGTTTTTTGCCATAGACAACGATCTCCTTTCATAAAAATCTTCTTCTATGTTGCTCCTCTTAAGGCCCCGACGCTACCTTTCGCCTCTCCTCGTGCCCGGAAACACACCCCGAACTGGGAGGTTAGGTAGCTCTCACTAGGCGGATTCCGCTTTGTAACTGTAACGACTGTTCGGTACAGTTTCAGGTCATGGGATCCGACACAACCAACACCCAACGCTGGCTATTTTTAGCCATCATTTCGGTGGGTCTTTTCCTGGTAGGAGCCGATAACTCCATCC
This genomic interval from Corynebacterium poyangense contains the following:
- a CDS encoding pyruvate dehydrogenase — translated: MAKNFAQRLVETLEKQGVRRIYGLVGDSLNPISDAVRHSQIKWIHVRNEEAAAFAAGADSLVTGDLAVCAASCGPGNTHLIQGLYDAHRNGAKVLALASHIPGMQIGSTFFQETHPEKIFQECSGYCEMVNSADQGDRVLHHAIQSTMAGKGVSVLVIPGDVSQEEVGTTAFSESTIAAGTPTVLPDPRQAASLAKAINEARSVTLFCGAGVRDAREEVLELAEKIKSPIGHALGGKMYIQYDNPFDVGMSGLLGYGSCHEASNDADLLILLGTDFPYSDFLPTKNVAQVDIDGSHIGRRTTVRYPVIGDVAATIKTILPHVEEKQDRSFLDRMLKRHHDKLSTVVEAYTHDVEKHTPIHPEFIANLIDELANDDAIFTVDTGMCNVWGARYITPNGKREQLGSFRHGTMANALPHALGAQAAAPDRQVISFSGDGGLSMLMGELLTMKLHQLPLKCVVFNNSSLGMVKLEMLVQGIPEFETDHEHVNYARIAEGAGIKAFRIEDPATASDILQEALAYPGPVLVDVVTDPNALSIPPNITFAQLMGFSKAATRTVFGGGVGHMFDMATSNLRNIPRP